In Streptomyces sclerotialus, the DNA window ACCGTGCTGTACTGCCTGGTCGCCCTCGCCGCGATCGGCGCGCTCTCCGCCGACGACGTGGCCGACAAGCCCGCCGCGCTCTCCCTGATCGTCGACCGGGTCACCGGGTCCGCGCTGGGCGGCGGGATCATCGCCTTCGGCGCGGTGGTGGCGATCGCGTCCGTCGTCCTCGCGGTGATGTACGGCCAGACCCGCATCCTGATGTCGATGTCCCGGGACGGGCTGATCCCGCGGGTCTTCGAACGGATCTCGCCGAAGACGTCGACGCCGGTCCAGGGCACCTGGATCGTCGCCGTCGTCTTCGCGATCCCGGCCGCCGTGGTGCCGCTGGACGTGGTCATGAATCTGACCACCATCGGGACCCTCGCGGTCATGGCCGTGGTCAACGTCTGCGTCATGCGGCTGCGCCGCACCCGGCCCGACCTGCCGCGCCGCTTCCGGGTGCCGCTCTTTCCGGTCAGCCCGCTGCTGGGCATCGCGTTCTGCCTGTACCTGATCTACGGCACGGGCCCGGCCACCTGGCTGCAGTTCGCCGCCTTCCTGGTGGTCGGCGCGCTGGTGTACGCGCTGTACGGGCGGCGGCATTCGCGGCTTGGGGGGGCTGGGGTGGAATCGGTGGGCTGAGTGACGCCGAAGGGGTGAATTTCCCTGGCAGGGCCCCTCCCTCTCCCCAACCACCGGCGGCAGGCCCCTCCCCCACCTCCACCGCACCCCCCGACCGTACCGCCCCCGACCCGCCCCCTCGCCCCCCTGTGGATAACCCCCACCTCAAGCCGGCGGCTCCGCCGGCAGCCGGAACCACACCACCTTGCCCTGCTCGGTCGGCCGGTAGCCGGAGTCCGCGCTGAGGGTGCGGATCAGCAGCAGGCCCCGGCCGCCCTCGTCCAGCAGGTCCGTCTCCGGGAAGGCGTCGTCGCCCAGCCCCTCGACCGGCGCCGGATCGTTGTCGTGCACCTCCACGTGCTGATGACCGCTCGGCAGGACCTCGACGACCAGCTCGATCGGCTTGTCGCCCGCGGTGTGCTCGACCGCGTTGGCCACCAGCTCGGCGGTGAGCAGCTCGGCCGTGTCGCTGTCCGCCGGTACCCGCATGTCGGCGAAGGCCTTGCGGATCAGGGCACGCGCGATCGGCACCGCGGCTGTGGTGTGCGGCAGCGTGATCCGCCAGGACGACGGGGCGGCTGGCTCCGGCAAGGTGCGCTTCCGTTCACGGGGACGGTACGGGGCAGATCGGGGTGGATGGGGGCGGTCCGAGGGCGGCATGTCCTCCTATAACGGTACGAATCTCCGCCGCAAACGGCCTGTTACCGACCGTGGTGACGCGGAGCGTCCCCGGGCCTCCTCACGCCAGCTGTCTTATCGCGTACTCGTGACGGCGGTCACATCAGCGTGATAACTTCGCCGGGCAGGCACCAGCCCTCCGGCCGAAGGGGGCACGACGCCCATGAGTCCGTTCACAGGTTCAGCGCGCACCACCGATGCATGGGAACACCTCCGCGTGACCAGGGAGGACGGTGTCGCCACCGTCACCCTCGCCCGCCCCGACACCCTGAACTCCCTCACCTTCGGCGCCTACGCCGACCTCCGTGACCTGCTCGCCGAACTCTCCCGCGAGCGTGCCGTACGCGCCCTGGTCCTCGGCGGCGAGGGCCGCGGCTTCTGCTCCGGCGGCGACGTCGAGGAGATCATCGGCGCCACGCTGGAGATGGACACCGGGCAGCTGCTGGACTTCAACCGCATGACCGGGCAGGTCGTACGGGCGCTGCGGGAGTGCCCGTTCCCGGTGGTCGCGGCCGTGCACGGGGTGGCCGCCGGGGCCGGGGCCGTCCTCGCGCTCGCCGCGGACTTCCGCGTCGCCGACCCCTCGGCGCGCTTCGCCTTCCTCTTCACCAAGGTCGGACTGTCCGGCGGCGACATGGGCGCGGCGTACCTGCTGCCCCGCGTGGTCGGTCTCGGGCACGCCACCCGGCTGCTGATGCTGGGCGAGGCCGTACGCGCCCCCGAGGCCGAGCGCATCGGGCTGATCAGCGAACTGGCCGAGGAGGGCAAGGCCCACGAGGCCGCCGCCGCGCTCGCCCGCCGGCTCGCGGCCGGGCCGGCGCTCGCCCACGCCCAGACCAAGGCGCTGCTCACCGCCGAGCTGGACATGCCGCTCGCGGCGGCCGTCGAGATGGACGCGGCGACCCAGGCGCTGCTGATGAACAGCGCGGACTACGCGGAGTTCCACGCCGCGTTCACCGCCAAGCGCAGCCCGAAGTGGCAGGGGAAATGAGCCCGGAGACAGGGGCGCTGCCCGGCGGCCGGATCGCGGTCGTCGGGGGCGGGCCCGGCGGTCTGTACGCGGCGGTCCTGCTCAAGCGGCTGGACCCGGCCCGCGAGGTCACCGTCTGGGAGCGCAACGCGCCCGACGACACCTTCGGCTTCGGCGTGGTCCTCTCGGACGAGACGCTGGGCGGCATCGAGCAGGCCGACCCGGTCGTCCACGAAGCGCTGCGCCGCGAGTACGTGCGCTGGGACGACATCGACATCGTGCACCGCGGCCACACCCTCACCTCCGGCGGCCACGGCTTCGCCGCCATCGGGCGCCGCCGTCTCCTCCAGCTGCTGCACGACCGCTGCCGCGAGCTCGGGGTACGGCTGCGCTTCCGTACCGAGGCGCCGCCCGCCAGGGTCCTCGCCCGCGACCACGACCTGGTGATCGCCGCCGACGGCGTGCACAGCGCGACCCGTGATGCGCACGCCGACGTCTTCCGCCCGCAGCTGGTCACCCACCGCTGCCGCTACATCTGGCTCTCCGCCGACCTCGCCTTCGGCGCCTTCCGCTTCGACATCGCGGAGACGGCGTACGGGGTGCTGCAACTGCACGGTTACCCGTACGGGGAGCGGTCGAGCACCGTCATCGTCGAGGCGCACGAGGACGTCTGGCGGCGGGCCGGCTGGGACGCCTGCCCCGTCGAGCAGTCCGTCGAGCAGTGCGCCAAGATCTTCGCGGACGCGCTGGGCGGCCGCCCGCTGCGCTCGAACAACTCGGCCTGGACCGCCTTCCGTACGGTCACCAACGCCCGCTGGTCGCACGGCAACGTCGTGCTGCTCGGCGATGCCGCGCACACCGCCCACTTCTCCATCGGGTCCGGCACCAAGCTCGCCGTCGAGGACGCCCTCGCGCTCGCCGCCTGTCTCGAGGAGCATTCCACGCTGCCCGGTGCGCTCGCCGCGTACGAGGCCGAGCGGCGGCCCGTCGTCGAGTCCACCCAGCGCGCGGCCCGCGCCAGCCTGGAGTGGTTCGAGAACCTCGCGCAGTACACCGACCAGCCGCCGCACCGCTTCGCCTTCAACCTCCTCACCCGCAGCCGCCGGGTCACCCACGACAACCTCAGGCTGCGTGATCCCGGCTTCGTCGCCGCGGTCGAGGCGGAGGCCGGTGTGGAGCCGGGTACTCCGCCGATGTTCACGCCCTTCACGCTTGCCGGTCTCACCCTGCGCAACCGCGTCGTCGTCTCTCCGATGGACATGTACAGCGCGGGGCCCGACGGCACGCCGGGCGATTTCCACCTCGTCCACCTCGGCGCCCGGGCCCTCGGCGGCGCGGGACTGGTGATGACGGAGATGGTCTGCGTCAGTCCCGAGGGGCGCATTACGCCCGCGTGCACGGGCTTGTACGCGCCGGAGCACGAGGCAGCGTGGCGCCGGGTCACCGACTTCGTGCACACCAGTGCGCCCAGTGCCGCGATCGGCGTCCAGCTCGGCCACTCGGGCCGCAAGGGCTCCACCCGGCTGATGTGGGAGGGCATCGACCAGCCGCTCCCGGAGGGCAACTGGCCGCTGGTGGCCGCCTCGGCGCTTCCGTACCGCGCGGGCGTCAACCAGGTGCCGCACGCGCTCACGGCCGACGAGCTGGCCGGCGTACGGGAGGACTTCGTACGCGCCGCCGAGCGTGCCGCGCGCGCCGGGTTCGACCTGCTCGAACTGCACTGCGCGCACGGCTATCTGCTGTCCGGCTTCCTCTCGCCGCTCACCAACCTGCGCACCGACGCCTACGGCGGTGACCTCGACGGGCGGCTGCGCTTCCCGCTGGAGGTCTTCGACGCGGTCCGGGCCGTCTGGCCGGACGGACGGCCCATGACGGTACGGATCTCCGCCACCGACTGGGCGGCGGGCGGCACCACCGCCGAGGACGCGGTGGAGATCGCGCGGGCCTTCGCCGTGCACGGGGCCGACGCCGTCGATGTCTCCACGGGACAGGTCGTGGCGGACGAGCAGCCCGCGTTCGGACGCTCGTACCAGACGCCGTTCGCTGATCGCATCCGCAACGTGGTGGGAATTCCGGTGATCGCCGTCGGGGCGATCTCGTCCTGGGACGACGTCAATTCGCTCGTCCTCGCGGGACGCGCCGACCTGTGCGCGCTGGCCCGGCCGCACCTCTACGACCCGCACTGGACCCTGCACGCGGCCGCGGAACAGGGGTATTCCGGCCGTGCCGCGCCGTGGCCGGCTCCGTACCGGGCGGGCAGCCGCACCCCGCCGACCGGGCGTACGGACGGCCCCAAACAGCGGTTGTCGCTGGGGCGGTGAGGTGCCCGGCGGACGGGCCGGGCGGAGCGGCCGGCGAACGCGGCCGTGGCGGGCGGCCGTTCAGCCGACGGGCGCGCAGGTCACCATGGCGGTGAAAACAGGGCGGTCGTTCTGTTCCGCGGTCACCGCGACGCGGGGCAGGCCGGCGTAGTCGTGCCGGGCGGCCTCGGCCCGTATCCAGCACGGGGCGTCCAGCTCGGCGTAGCGGACGAAGGAGCAGTCCATCGCGGCGGCGATCGACGGGGCGGTGCCCATGGTGGCGTACGCGGCCTGCCGGGCGGCCTCGATCATCAGCATGCCGGGGGCGTGGTCCACGGGGTGGTCGAAGAGCACCGGGTGGGAGGTGTCGACCCGCAGCTGCCAGCGGTTCTCCCCGGCCGAGGGGGCGAGCACCACGTCCGTGGCCCGGTCCCGGCCGACCAGCGCCGGGTCGACGGCCTCGGGCAGCGGGAGCTGTGTGGCGAGGGCGCGTTCGAGGTCGGCGTGCGCGCCGCGCAGCCGCCGGTACACCGCGGGGGTGTGGCAGCTGAGGGTGCCCTCGACGCTGCCCAGGTCCCGGCCGTCCCGGAGGATGCGGAAGACCTGCCGCATCGTGGACAGCCGGCGGCCTCTTCGGACGATGTCGTGGTCGCTGACGTGCAGTTCGAGGTCGGCGGGGGTGCTGTTGAGGGTCAGCGCCGCGGGCGAGACGGAGTACCGCAGGCGGCCCCAGATCGCCGGATGGCCGAGCGGCACGCCGTGCCCGACGTGGCTGAGCAGGATGGCGCTCTGGCGGACGGTCTCCGCCAGCATCACCGGGTCGTGCATGCCGTGCGCGGGCCCGTAGAAGGAGTGGGCGCGCGGCCATTGGGCGGTGACGGTCCAGCTGTCCGGGCCGCTGCTGCGCCAGTCGGTGAGGAAGACCTCGGTGATCGCGCTGCGGTGCACGTACTCCCGGGGCACCGTCGTGGTCAGCCGTCGCAGCGAGGTGAGGCCGGGGTCCCGGCCGGTCGGTCCCGTACCGCGGTCGGGCGCCGAAGGCGGCACGGTCAGAGCGACGGTCATGGGTTTTCCCTCCCTGGCGGGCGCTGGCCGCGCCCGTACTCTGCGCCGGTGGACGTGCGTCGACGCGCCCAAGATACAAACCGGATGGTTTGTTTTCTAGTGCTTCAGAGTGAATCTTTGGGTAGAAGTGTTACGTGTGACGGAAGGGATACGACTCGATGGTCCTTTCCGGCCGGGTGGAAATCGGCCGGAGTGCATGGCGGGAGGGGTGGGCCGGAGGGCCACCGAGCGCAGGTGACGGGCGTGATCAGGCGGCTTCGCGCGCCAGGCGGCCGTTGGGGTCCAGGTGGCTCATCGCGCCCGGCGACGCCAGGCCGGGGAGGATGTGCCGCCACAGCTGGACGATCCGCTCGTGCAGGTCGTCCCGGTTGCTGGCGGCCAGCGAGAAGAGCTGCACGCCCATGTACGCCGAGACGAAGAACTCCGCGGCCTTCGCGGGATTCACCGCGGGCAGCAGCTCGCCCCGGTCGCGCGCCTCGGTGAACATGCCGGTCGCGATGGTGATCCAGTCCTGGTACGGCACCAACGGCTCGGAGTTGAAGGTGGTCTCGATGGCGATCCGGGTGCCGGCCTGCAGGACCGGATCGGTGCGCAGCGCCTCGGCGACCCGGTGGCTGAAGTCGATGGCGTCCTGCACCCGCGACTCGCTCGGCTGCGGGACCAGCATCTCGGTCTGCTCCGCGATCACCGCGCGGGCCAGTGCGTCCTTCGACGGGAAGTGGAAGTACAGCGCGCCCTTGGTGACCTTGGCCCGCTGGATGATCTCCGCGATGGTGGCCGCCTCGTACCCGCGCTCGCCGATGACCTCGGCCGCCGCCACGAGGACGGCCTGTCGAGTGCGCACTGCCCGTTCCTGTTTGGCCACCGGCCGTCCTCCGCGTGTTCGCTCCTGACTGGGGTCCGCCTTCGGCGGATCTGGCCGAATTCTATTGACGGCGCAAACAATAATCCAACCAGACGGTATTGATCTGTCGTGGAGATTTGGGAAAGCTTCGTTCCGGTCGTACCGGTCACCCTCGGTCGGCCGTCGAGCCCCGACGCGGCGCGTGCGTACGGGACTTGTGCACCCCGGCAGCCCCCTACCCCCAGGAGCCTCCCCCCATGGCCGCGCCCGTCCACCCCGCAACCCACCGCGAGGTCCGCCTCGCCGCCCGCGCCGACGGCGCCCTCGCCCCGGACCACTTCACGGTGGCCGACGCGCCGCTCCCGGTGCCGGTCCCGGGCACGGTACTGGTACGTAACCGGGTCATGGCCGTCACCGCGGTGATGCGCACGATGATGGGCTCGGCCGACCTGCCCATTCCGTCGTTCGTGCCCGGCCGGGCGCTGTGGGGCGCGGCGATCGGCGAGGTCGTCGAGGCGCCCGGCGGCGGCTTCGCGCCCGGCGACCTCGTCCGGCACGACTACGGCTGGCGGGAGTACGCCCTGGTGGACGCCGCGCGGGCGCGCCGGATCGACCCCGAGGCGCTGCCCGACCCGGCGGCCCACCTCTCGCAGGGCGCCACCGCCTGGGGCGCCCTCGTGCACGTCGCGCAGGTCCGCCCCGGTGACACCGTGTTCATCACGGGTGCCGCCGGCGGCGTCGGCAGCATCGCGGGCCAGATAGCCCGGCGCCTGGGGGCGCGCCGGGTCATCGGCTCCACCGGCTCCGCGCACAAGGCCGAGTACCTGGTGAAGGAGCTGGGCTACGACGAGGTGGTGCTCCGCGGCGCCGGGCCGGTCGGTGAGCAGCTGCGCCGCGCGGCGCCCAACGGCATCGACGTACTGCTGGACACCGTGGCCGGTGAGCAGCTGGCGGCGGCGCTCGAATCGGCCCGTACCGGGGCCAGGTTCGCGCTCGTGGGCGCGCTGTCGGCGCAGCTGGGGGAGGGCGGCGACGGGCTGACGGCGCCGGTCGAGCTGGACGCCGGCCTGGTGGTCTCCCGGCGGGTCTCGCTGCGCGGCTTCTCGGTACGCGACCATCCGGCGCTGGTGCAGGAGTGGACCGAGGAGTTCGGGCGCGGCCTGCGCGACGGCACGCTGATCTTCGCGCACAGCCGGCTGCGCGGCCTGGACCAGGCCCCGGAGGCGCTGCGTGAACTCGTCCAGGGCCGCCATACCGGAGCGGTGCTGGTCGAACTGTGAACTCCGTGCGGCCCGCCGGGGGGCGGGCCGCGCGGCAGCCGGCGGGGCCCGCCCTGACAGGGTTCCCGCCCGCACCCGGACGCGGCGGCCGTCGGCCCGACGACCGCCGCGTCCGTAAGCGGACGGCCGGCAGCGGGTGCCGGGGGAGTACGCGGGTGCCGCGGCTCGCCGCGGCGCCGCCTCAGCGCGGCGGCATACGGCGCGCGGCGAAGCCGGCGGTGTCGCGCACCCCGGCGCCGCGCAGGGCGGGCTGCGGTACGGCGGCGGCCCGCGGTCCGCCCGGGGCGCTGGCACGTAATGCGCGCCCGGCGGGCACCGCGCGGGAGGCCGGCACCAGCTGCCGCCACAGGTCCGTCACCGCCTCCCGGCTCCACCACGTCCGGTCCGCGTGGCCGAGCTCCAGCAGTCCCACCAGCATCGTGGTCAGCGCCCGCGCGAGGCGCTGCGGGTCGGTCTCCGGGGGCAGCCGCGCCGCGGAGCGGTCGGCAGCGGCCTTCTCCAGGAAGAGCGCGCACCACCGGCGATGCAGCAGGGCGCCGCTGGGCTCGGGGTCGGTCTCCGGACGTATCTGGAGCCCGGCCCGGACGACGACGTCCCGGTCCACCCGCTCCAGCAGGGCCACGGCGAACTCCCGGGACGCGCTCAGCACCGGGTCGGGGGTGCGCAGCAGCTGCTCCTCCAGCTCCCGCAGCGCGCCGAGCGCCTCGTCCCGTACGGCGAGGGTCAGCTCTTCCTTGGACTCGAAATGGAAGTAGAGGGCGCCTTTGCTGAGTCTTGCGCGCCGGCTGATGTCGACCATGCCGGACGCGGAGACGCCCTTGTCGATGAAGCTCTGGGCGGCCGAGCGGATGAGCGCCTGGCGGCTCTGGATCGCGCGGTGCTGCGTGGGCACTGTGTCCGTCCTGTCTCTCGTCCGGCTCAGGTGGTGGCGGAGCCGGTGGTCCGGCGGCCGCTGGGGCCGACGGCTGGGTGGTTCGATGGTCAAAGACTATAGAGAAAACCAACCATGCGGTTTCAACTTTGCAACGGCTTGGCGTGATCCGGTGCCGTAACCGGCCGCGCCCCGGAAGAACCGTTGGCCGAAGCCGCACCCCTGTGATCCATGACCTGTGACGCACGTGACAGTGGCTCGTCCCGGGCGTCCCAGGCGTTGCGGCCGTGTACGGGTTGTGTGTGAGGTGTGGCTCAGCGCATTGACAAACAGCGCAGGCGGTTTTTAAATCTGCAAAGGCGAGCAACGGGACGCGTTGCCTCCATGAAACCCCGTTAGGACGCTTCCCCGCCAGGCCCCCGCGGCGTTGCGCACCGACGGAACCGTTCCACTCTTCACACATGCCATCGTTTTCAACCCGCATGGCCGGTGGGAGTCCTGGACCCCGGCCGGCCCGTCAACGCATCGGAAAGGTATCGAGCAATGCGCGATTCAGCGGACGTCGGCGAAGGTCTCGGGGGGGCGCAGCGCGGCGCCGGCACGGTCCCGATCCGGGCTGTCGTTTTCGACCTGGACGGCACCCTCGCCGACACGCTGCCCGCCATCGGCCGGCTGCTGTCCAAGGTGGTCGCGGAGCAGGGCCGCCGGGTGACGCCCCGGCAGGCCGCCGCCGCGGTCGGCAAGCCCGCCCCCGCCGCGTTCGGCCAGCTGCTCGGCCGTCCCGAGACGGACGAGGCGGTGCTCACCGCGATGGGTCGCTATCGCGAACTGTTCGCCCATGAAGTGCTCCGCGAGGGGCCGCGCCTGCTGTTCCCCGGCGTCTCCTCGGGCCTGTCGGCGCTGCGCGCGCACGGCATAGAACTGGCCGTCGCCACGTCCAAGGTCTCGCGCAGCGCCGAGGCGCTGCTGGACGTGATGGGCATCCGCGACCTGGTCGGCCCGGTCATCTGCCACGACATGGTGCGGCGCGGCAAGCCGCACCCGGAGATGGCGCTGCGCGCCGTCGCGCAGCTCGGTGTCTCGCCGCGCGAGAGCGCGTACGTGGGGGACACCGTCGGCGACATGCGCATGGCCGTGACCGCCCATATGGCCCCGATCGCCGTCACCTACGGCGTGGGCCGCTTCGGGGAGCTGGCCGCGGTGGCCGGTACCCGGATGTGCAGCTCCTTCCGTGACGTGGTCGCCGCGGTGGCCGCCTCCCGCCCCCGCCCGGTCGAGATGGCCGCGGGCTACCCCCGGATGCGCTGACGCGCGCCTCGCACGGAGCGCGCTCCTCGGTACCGCGCTCCCGCCGCCGGACGGGATGCCTGTCCCGCTCCGCCGGTGTCCCTCGCCCCGCTGCCGTACCGGCGCCCAGGAGGCACCCGCTGCGGTCCCGCGCGACCGGAAGACGCGGCCCGTAGACCGCCCGTACGCCGTCCGGGGCGCCCGACGCCCGCCACGACGACTGCTCCGCACGACGTGCCCCATGGCGGGACGCGCCGCCACCCGCGGCCGTTCCCCCGCCCCGAGGCACGCCGGACCCCCCATGCGGAAGCCGGCCCGCCGGCCCCGCACCGCGTCCTGCCCCACAGAGTCCTGCAGAGTCACAGAACACCCGCGTCCTACAGAGCCCCCGCGTCCTACAGAGCCACCCGCGCGACCGACCCCGTTTCCAGCGCCACCCAGAGAGCGCCGTCGGGACCCACGGTGATGCCGTGCGGTTCGGAGGACGGCGACGGCAGCGCGTACTCGGTGATCTCGGTGATCCCGCCGTTCGCGGTGAGGTGACCGACGCGGTTCGCCCGCCATTCGGTGAACCAGCACTCCCCGGCGGAGGCCGCGACCACGGCGTGCGGTCCGGCCGTGCGATCGGGGAGCGGGAACTCCTCGATCCGGCCGTCCACCGAGATCCTGCCGATCTGTCCCGCCCCGATCTCGACGAACCACAGGGCGGTGCCGTCACCGGCGATGCCCACCGGCGCGGCGCCGGGAGTCGGCAGCGGGTACAGGGTGACGTCGCCGTCCACGGTGCTGCGGCCGATCGCGTTCGCCTGGTTGAGCGTGAACCAGAGGGCCCCGTCCGGGCCCGCGGTGATCGCCGAAGGGCAGCCGCCCTCGGTGGGCAGGGGGAATTCGGTGATCTCGCCGTCGCCGGTGACGCGGCCGATGCGGTCGGCCTGGAGCTGCGTGAACCACACCGCGCCGTCCGGGCCGGCGGTGATGCCGTAGGGGCCGCTGTCCGGTGTCGGCGTGGGGTAGGCCGTCCGTTCGCCGTCGACCGTGATCCGGCCGATCCGGTGGTCCTGGAACCGGCTGAACCACAGGGCCCCGTCGGGTCCCGGCGTGATGACCGTGGGGCCGCACGTGGACGGGTCCAGGGGGAATTCCCGGAGTTCGCCGTCGCGGCCGAGGCGCGCGATGCGGCCGCTGTGGACGAGGGTGAGCCACAGGGCGCCGTCGGGGCCCGCCGCGATGCCGTAAGGGCCGGCCTTCTCGTCCGCCACGGGGAACTCGGTGACGGCCGGGGTCTGGGAACGCTGCACGGCAACTCCTCGGGGACGTAGGGCGTTCGGGATGGGCCGCGTCACATCGCGCGGCGGGAAACGTCATGCGGAAACCGTCATCGGTGGGAAGCGCCATCGGTGGGAAGGCCATCGGCGGGAGGTGCTGTGCTCACCGGGCGCCCGGCGTGCTCCGTTCGCCCAGTACCTCGCTGACGAACTCCGCGCCCGCCGCGTGCAGTCTCCGGTGCAGACGGCCGAAGACCGTCGCACCACGGCCACCAGGCCAGTCGTCCGGCAGCAGGGTGGCGGGCAGGCCCGGATCGGCGTACGGCAGCAGCCGCCAGGCGTCCAGGGCCATCAGGTAGTCGCGGTACGCCGTCCTGGGCTCCGTATTGCGCCGGCGGCTCCAGCGTCCGAGCACCGGCTCCTGCGCGTCGAGGAACGCACGGTGCCGGGCGGCGAGCGCGGGCAGGTCCCACCAGCGCGCCACCGCCTCCGCCGTCGGCGCGAACCCGGCGTGCGCGCCGGTGAAGAGGTCGACGTACGGATCGAGTTGCAGGCGCCGCAGGACGTGCCGGGTCTCCTCGTA includes these proteins:
- a CDS encoding enoyl-CoA hydratase family protein, yielding MSPFTGSARTTDAWEHLRVTREDGVATVTLARPDTLNSLTFGAYADLRDLLAELSRERAVRALVLGGEGRGFCSGGDVEEIIGATLEMDTGQLLDFNRMTGQVVRALRECPFPVVAAVHGVAAGAGAVLALAADFRVADPSARFAFLFTKVGLSGGDMGAAYLLPRVVGLGHATRLLMLGEAVRAPEAERIGLISELAEEGKAHEAAAALARRLAAGPALAHAQTKALLTAELDMPLAAAVEMDAATQALLMNSADYAEFHAAFTAKRSPKWQGK
- a CDS encoding MDR family NADP-dependent oxidoreductase, yielding MAAPVHPATHREVRLAARADGALAPDHFTVADAPLPVPVPGTVLVRNRVMAVTAVMRTMMGSADLPIPSFVPGRALWGAAIGEVVEAPGGGFAPGDLVRHDYGWREYALVDAARARRIDPEALPDPAAHLSQGATAWGALVHVAQVRPGDTVFITGAAGGVGSIAGQIARRLGARRVIGSTGSAHKAEYLVKELGYDEVVLRGAGPVGEQLRRAAPNGIDVLLDTVAGEQLAAALESARTGARFALVGALSAQLGEGGDGLTAPVELDAGLVVSRRVSLRGFSVRDHPALVQEWTEEFGRGLRDGTLIFAHSRLRGLDQAPEALRELVQGRHTGAVLVEL
- a CDS encoding ScbR family autoregulator-binding transcription factor, which codes for MRTRQAVLVAAAEVIGERGYEAATIAEIIQRAKVTKGALYFHFPSKDALARAVIAEQTEMLVPQPSESRVQDAIDFSHRVAEALRTDPVLQAGTRIAIETTFNSEPLVPYQDWITIATGMFTEARDRGELLPAVNPAKAAEFFVSAYMGVQLFSLAASNRDDLHERIVQLWRHILPGLASPGAMSHLDPNGRLAREAA
- a CDS encoding HAD family hydrolase: MRDSADVGEGLGGAQRGAGTVPIRAVVFDLDGTLADTLPAIGRLLSKVVAEQGRRVTPRQAAAAVGKPAPAAFGQLLGRPETDEAVLTAMGRYRELFAHEVLREGPRLLFPGVSSGLSALRAHGIELAVATSKVSRSAEALLDVMGIRDLVGPVICHDMVRRGKPHPEMALRAVAQLGVSPRESAYVGDTVGDMRMAVTAHMAPIAVTYGVGRFGELAAVAGTRMCSSFRDVVAAVAASRPRPVEMAAGYPRMR
- a CDS encoding Vgb family protein: MQRSQTPAVTEFPVADEKAGPYGIAAGPDGALWLTLVHSGRIARLGRDGELREFPLDPSTCGPTVITPGPDGALWFSRFQDHRIGRITVDGERTAYPTPTPDSGPYGITAGPDGAVWFTQLQADRIGRVTGDGEITEFPLPTEGGCPSAITAGPDGALWFTLNQANAIGRSTVDGDVTLYPLPTPGAAPVGIAGDGTALWFVEIGAGQIGRISVDGRIEEFPLPDRTAGPHAVVAASAGECWFTEWRANRVGHLTANGGITEITEYALPSPSSEPHGITVGPDGALWVALETGSVARVAL
- a CDS encoding TetR family transcriptional regulator, encoding MPTQHRAIQSRQALIRSAAQSFIDKGVSASGMVDISRRARLSKGALYFHFESKEELTLAVRDEALGALRELEEQLLRTPDPVLSASREFAVALLERVDRDVVVRAGLQIRPETDPEPSGALLHRRWCALFLEKAAADRSAARLPPETDPQRLARALTTMLVGLLELGHADRTWWSREAVTDLWRQLVPASRAVPAGRALRASAPGGPRAAAVPQPALRGAGVRDTAGFAARRMPPR
- a CDS encoding ATP-binding protein; the encoded protein is MPEPAAPSSWRITLPHTTAAVPIARALIRKAFADMRVPADSDTAELLTAELVANAVEHTAGDKPIELVVEVLPSGHQHVEVHDNDPAPVEGLGDDAFPETDLLDEGGRGLLLIRTLSADSGYRPTEQGKVVWFRLPAEPPA
- a CDS encoding ScbA/BarX family gamma-butyrolactone biosynthesis protein; this translates as MTVALTVPPSAPDRGTGPTGRDPGLTSLRRLTTTVPREYVHRSAITEVFLTDWRSSGPDSWTVTAQWPRAHSFYGPAHGMHDPVMLAETVRQSAILLSHVGHGVPLGHPAIWGRLRYSVSPAALTLNSTPADLELHVSDHDIVRRGRRLSTMRQVFRILRDGRDLGSVEGTLSCHTPAVYRRLRGAHADLERALATQLPLPEAVDPALVGRDRATDVVLAPSAGENRWQLRVDTSHPVLFDHPVDHAPGMLMIEAARQAAYATMGTAPSIAAAMDCSFVRYAELDAPCWIRAEAARHDYAGLPRVAVTAEQNDRPVFTAMVTCAPVG
- a CDS encoding bifunctional salicylyl-CoA 5-hydroxylase/oxidoreductase — encoded protein: MSPETGALPGGRIAVVGGGPGGLYAAVLLKRLDPAREVTVWERNAPDDTFGFGVVLSDETLGGIEQADPVVHEALRREYVRWDDIDIVHRGHTLTSGGHGFAAIGRRRLLQLLHDRCRELGVRLRFRTEAPPARVLARDHDLVIAADGVHSATRDAHADVFRPQLVTHRCRYIWLSADLAFGAFRFDIAETAYGVLQLHGYPYGERSSTVIVEAHEDVWRRAGWDACPVEQSVEQCAKIFADALGGRPLRSNNSAWTAFRTVTNARWSHGNVVLLGDAAHTAHFSIGSGTKLAVEDALALAACLEEHSTLPGALAAYEAERRPVVESTQRAARASLEWFENLAQYTDQPPHRFAFNLLTRSRRVTHDNLRLRDPGFVAAVEAEAGVEPGTPPMFTPFTLAGLTLRNRVVVSPMDMYSAGPDGTPGDFHLVHLGARALGGAGLVMTEMVCVSPEGRITPACTGLYAPEHEAAWRRVTDFVHTSAPSAAIGVQLGHSGRKGSTRLMWEGIDQPLPEGNWPLVAASALPYRAGVNQVPHALTADELAGVREDFVRAAERAARAGFDLLELHCAHGYLLSGFLSPLTNLRTDAYGGDLDGRLRFPLEVFDAVRAVWPDGRPMTVRISATDWAAGGTTAEDAVEIARAFAVHGADAVDVSTGQVVADEQPAFGRSYQTPFADRIRNVVGIPVIAVGAISSWDDVNSLVLAGRADLCALARPHLYDPHWTLHAAAEQGYSGRAAPWPAPYRAGSRTPPTGRTDGPKQRLSLGR